In Halomarina salina, one DNA window encodes the following:
- a CDS encoding DUF7351 domain-containing protein, protein MTESERVDAETTADGPDPSEAFAPLGNEVRTRTLAALLDDGVPTRRRFSELFEASGADTSAGFAYHLRQLTGHYLRETDEGYALTDAGVRMARAIASGTYTESVDREPVPVADPCPFCGAGGDGAAADGEDGEAAGDGPGLRAGAHDNTVAITCSACEQTVLSLGFPPGGFRSHDDDALPRALDSLYRHRVGLLADGTCPECGGASRGRIEYTDETDTGDDQGDGTPLTRIDLSCSACGYALRCPVTLAVLDHPAVVSFYHDHGVDLRDRPIWNVGEEWAERVLSDDPWCVRVATTLDAETLSVLVGADGTVVETDRQTQSAS, encoded by the coding sequence ATGACCGAGAGCGAGCGTGTCGACGCGGAGACGACCGCCGACGGACCAGACCCCAGCGAGGCGTTCGCGCCGCTGGGCAACGAGGTCCGGACGCGGACGCTCGCGGCCCTCCTCGACGACGGGGTGCCGACGCGACGGCGCTTCTCGGAGCTGTTCGAGGCCAGCGGCGCGGACACCTCCGCCGGGTTCGCCTACCACCTCCGGCAGTTGACCGGCCACTACCTCCGCGAGACCGACGAGGGGTACGCGCTCACCGACGCCGGGGTACGGATGGCCCGCGCCATCGCCTCCGGCACCTACACCGAGAGTGTCGACCGCGAACCCGTCCCGGTCGCCGACCCGTGCCCGTTCTGCGGGGCGGGCGGAGATGGGGCCGCGGCGGACGGCGAGGACGGCGAGGCCGCGGGTGACGGTCCCGGGCTCCGTGCCGGCGCACACGACAACACCGTCGCCATCACCTGCTCGGCGTGCGAGCAGACCGTCCTCTCGCTGGGGTTCCCGCCCGGCGGATTCCGTAGCCACGACGACGACGCCCTCCCGCGGGCGCTCGACAGCCTCTACCGCCACCGCGTCGGGTTGCTCGCGGACGGCACCTGCCCGGAGTGCGGCGGGGCGAGTCGTGGCCGTATCGAGTACACCGACGAGACAGACACCGGCGACGACCAGGGCGACGGCACGCCACTCACCCGCATCGACCTCTCGTGTTCGGCCTGCGGCTACGCCCTGCGCTGTCCGGTGACGCTGGCGGTGCTCGACCACCCGGCGGTCGTCTCGTTCTACCACGACCACGGCGTCGACCTGCGCGACCGGCCCATCTGGAACGTCGGCGAGGAGTGGGCCGAGCGGGTGCTGTCGGACGACCCGTGGTGCGTCCGGGTGGCGACGACGCTCGACGCCGAGACGCTGTCGGTGCTGGTCGGCGCGGACGGGACCGTCGTCGAGACGGACCGACAGACGCAGTCGGCGTCGTAG
- a CDS encoding SDR family NAD(P)-dependent oxidoreductase, with protein MVEERNLDGAVAIVTGAAGDIGGGITRELAKAGCDIAIADLGVSEDAAGDDAKPDNHEHATDLAADLESLGAETLVVECDVTDAAQVEEMVETTVDEFGKLDILVSNAGIITYSPVEELDEDEWDAVMDVNTKGVFLCARAAIPHLKEGGTIINTASIAGEIGAEGIAHYSASKHAVMALTKTLSLELAEDDVTVNAICPGIVDTPMWRDVLTPGTGEAYEDTIQRAIPLHRDQKPEDMGRLAVFFAKNRNITGEAVKIDGGITQDVL; from the coding sequence ATGGTAGAAGAGCGCAATCTGGACGGGGCAGTCGCGATCGTCACTGGTGCAGCGGGCGACATCGGTGGAGGAATCACGCGCGAACTGGCGAAGGCCGGGTGTGATATCGCCATCGCCGACCTCGGCGTCTCGGAGGACGCCGCCGGGGACGACGCGAAGCCGGACAACCACGAGCACGCTACCGACCTTGCCGCCGACCTCGAGTCCCTGGGGGCGGAGACGCTCGTCGTCGAGTGCGACGTCACCGACGCAGCACAGGTCGAGGAGATGGTCGAGACGACCGTCGACGAGTTCGGCAAGCTCGACATCCTCGTGAGCAACGCGGGTATCATCACGTACTCGCCGGTCGAAGAGTTGGACGAGGACGAGTGGGACGCCGTCATGGACGTCAACACGAAGGGGGTGTTCCTCTGCGCGCGTGCGGCCATCCCACATCTGAAAGAGGGCGGCACCATCATCAACACCGCTTCGATAGCGGGCGAAATCGGCGCCGAGGGGATCGCCCACTACTCCGCGTCGAAACACGCCGTCATGGCACTCACGAAGACGCTCTCGCTTGAACTCGCCGAGGACGACGTAACGGTCAACGCCATCTGCCCCGGCATCGTCGACACGCCGATGTGGCGCGACGTGCTCACCCCCGGAACCGGTGAGGCGTACGAGGACACGATTCAGCGTGCCATCCCGCTCCACCGCGACCAGAAGCCCGAAGATATGGGCCGTCTCGCGGTCTTCTTCGCCAAGAACCGCAACATCACCGGCGAGGCAGTCAAGATAGACGGCGGCATCACGCAGGACGTCCTCTGA
- a CDS encoding archaeal proteasome endopeptidase complex subunit alpha produces the protein MMGNNDRQAYDRNSNIFSPDGRLYQVEYAREAVKQGSASVGIRTNDGVVLAAARRVRSPLLEERSVEKLHKVDDFHGVASAGHVADARQLVDVARRAAQVERLRYGEYITTEQLTTEISEHIQEYTQSGGTRPYGAALLIAGYADGDPRLFETDPSGTAIEWQATAIGGGSDRIREELEEQYDPEMGIEDAVALAEDVLTDEDDDEGARPTVAVITKDGFEPRDTDE, from the coding sequence ATGATGGGGAACAACGACCGGCAGGCGTACGACCGTAACTCGAACATCTTCTCGCCGGACGGACGGCTCTACCAGGTCGAGTACGCCCGCGAGGCCGTGAAACAGGGCTCCGCGAGCGTCGGCATCCGGACGAACGACGGCGTGGTGCTGGCGGCCGCCCGTCGCGTCCGCTCGCCACTGCTCGAAGAGCGCAGCGTCGAGAAACTGCACAAGGTCGACGACTTCCACGGCGTCGCCAGCGCGGGTCACGTCGCCGACGCCCGCCAACTCGTCGACGTCGCCCGTCGCGCGGCACAGGTCGAGCGCCTGCGCTACGGCGAGTACATCACGACCGAACAGCTGACGACCGAGATATCCGAGCACATCCAGGAGTACACCCAGTCCGGCGGCACCCGGCCGTACGGCGCGGCGCTGCTCATCGCGGGCTACGCCGACGGCGACCCGCGCCTGTTCGAGACCGACCCATCGGGGACGGCCATCGAGTGGCAGGCGACCGCCATCGGCGGCGGCAGCGACCGCATCCGCGAGGAACTCGAAGAGCAGTACGACCCCGAGATGGGTATCGAGGACGCGGTCGCCCTCGCCGAGGACGTGTTGACCGACGAGGACGACGACGAGGGCGCTCGCCCGACCGTCGCCGTCATCACGAAGGACGGCTTCGAGCCGCGCGACACGGACGAGTAA
- a CDS encoding proteasome subunit beta, translating to MDNVLKTGTTTVALKATDGVVLAADRRASLGGRFVANKNAIKIEPVHDRAAVTISGSVGGGQGFVRQLRVQADLYETRRGRPMSMDALAQTAANIIRGMQAQPLLGGVDLPHSDRSTMPGTPEDDADAGEPRVFSIDGAGGVMEDDYTASGSGMTVATGTLERLYDPEMSVEEAVEVAAEAVAAASERDTASGNGITVARITADGVHQDSYDDTEEVLA from the coding sequence ATGGACAACGTGCTGAAGACCGGGACGACGACGGTGGCGCTGAAGGCCACCGACGGCGTCGTCCTCGCGGCCGACCGCCGCGCCTCCCTCGGTGGTCGGTTCGTCGCCAACAAGAACGCCATCAAGATCGAACCGGTCCACGACCGCGCGGCCGTCACCATCTCCGGGTCAGTCGGCGGCGGGCAGGGCTTCGTCCGACAACTCCGCGTCCAGGCCGACCTCTACGAGACCCGGCGCGGCCGCCCGATGAGCATGGACGCGCTGGCCCAGACGGCCGCCAACATCATCCGCGGGATGCAGGCCCAGCCACTGCTCGGCGGTGTCGACCTGCCCCACTCCGACCGCTCGACCATGCCCGGAACGCCCGAGGACGACGCGGACGCCGGCGAGCCCCGGGTCTTCTCGATAGACGGCGCGGGCGGCGTGATGGAGGACGACTACACCGCCAGCGGCAGCGGGATGACCGTCGCGACGGGGACGCTCGAACGCCTCTACGACCCCGAGATGAGCGTCGAGGAGGCCGTCGAGGTCGCCGCGGAGGCCGTCGCCGCCGCCAGCGAGCGTGACACCGCCTCCGGAAACGGTATCACTGTCGCGCGTATCACTGCCGACGGCGTGCACCAGGACAGCTACGACGACACGGAGGAGGTCCTCGCATGA
- a CDS encoding lipoate--protein ligase family protein produces MTDARGADDAHSAGGTAEDEASDGPALADREWRLIREESLPGPLCMAYDAVAAETAAAGGPRTVRVYQWSPSTLSLGYRNDPEDIDWAFCEREGIDVVRRPTGGGAIYHDEFGDISYSTIAPASELPGDLMETYDLLCEPLLTACAEMGVPAGFAEESYPELYEPACYLRELHPAHDVVYEGRKLSGNAQYRRRNSVIQHGSLTFSSCPERTLPCFTDPSVGPDAFRERVTGIDEHADLSREEAVETLESALGAWADAEEGSWTDAEHERAREIAREKFDSDAWNRDRVDPLERA; encoded by the coding sequence ATGACCGACGCGCGCGGCGCTGACGACGCTCACAGCGCGGGGGGCACCGCCGAGGACGAGGCGAGCGACGGTCCCGCGCTCGCCGACCGGGAGTGGCGACTCATCCGCGAGGAGTCACTGCCCGGCCCGCTCTGCATGGCCTACGACGCCGTCGCCGCGGAGACGGCCGCCGCGGGCGGCCCCCGGACCGTCCGCGTCTACCAGTGGTCGCCGTCGACGCTCTCGCTGGGCTACCGGAACGACCCGGAGGATATCGACTGGGCGTTCTGCGAACGCGAGGGCATCGACGTGGTGCGGCGACCGACCGGCGGTGGGGCCATCTACCACGACGAGTTCGGCGACATCTCCTACTCGACCATCGCGCCCGCGAGCGAACTACCCGGCGACCTGATGGAGACGTACGACCTGCTGTGTGAACCGCTCCTCACGGCCTGTGCCGAGATGGGCGTCCCCGCCGGGTTCGCCGAGGAGTCGTACCCCGAACTGTACGAACCCGCGTGTTACCTCAGGGAGCTCCACCCGGCCCACGACGTGGTGTACGAGGGCCGGAAGCTCTCGGGCAACGCCCAGTACCGCCGCCGCAACAGCGTCATCCAGCACGGGTCGCTCACCTTCTCTTCGTGCCCCGAACGCACCCTGCCGTGTTTCACCGACCCGAGCGTGGGTCCCGACGCGTTCCGCGAGCGCGTGACGGGCATCGACGAACACGCCGACCTCTCGCGAGAGGAGGCGGTCGAGACGCTCGAATCCGCGCTCGGCGCGTGGGCGGACGCAGAGGAGGGGTCGTGGACCGACGCCGAACACGAGCGAGCACGGGAGATCGCCCGCGAGAAGTTCGACAGCGACGCGTGGAACCGCGACCGCGTCGACCCGCTGGAACGAGCGTAG
- a CDS encoding DUF7344 domain-containing protein, protein MTYEVSADTALALLGTKTRRQVVALLLEVDETWSVEGLAAELVRLDPAVAPDGTDAEAHTERVATRLYHCALPKLADADAVEFDSEEMTVAPGEQLPRLGARLDDLLDLPNTGSVSIEPTASV, encoded by the coding sequence ATGACATACGAAGTTTCAGCGGACACGGCACTCGCGCTTCTCGGGACGAAGACCCGGCGGCAGGTCGTCGCGCTCCTGCTCGAAGTCGACGAGACGTGGAGCGTAGAGGGGCTCGCGGCGGAACTCGTTCGACTGGACCCGGCTGTGGCTCCCGACGGCACCGACGCCGAGGCCCACACGGAGCGCGTCGCCACGCGGTTGTACCACTGCGCACTCCCGAAACTCGCCGACGCGGACGCCGTCGAGTTCGACAGCGAGGAGATGACGGTCGCTCCGGGGGAGCAACTCCCCAGGCTCGGGGCTCGTCTGGACGACCTGCTGGACCTCCCGAACACGGGCAGCGTGTCTATCGAGCCGACGGCCAGCGTCTGA
- a CDS encoding deoxyribonuclease IV, with the protein MLRVGAHTSISGGVQNAVDEQVELGGNCGQIFTHSPQVWKHTPADEEDVEAFRALSDENDVGPWMIHASYLVNLCTPKDDLREKSIDSMQQELDAADRLGVPYVNVHLGAHTGAGVDGGLANAASALDELTVPEDVTILVESDAGSGTKLGGQFEHLAQVLDDCSHDLEICVDTAHAWAAGYDLSTAKGVKDTLTEFDDVVGLDDLAYFHLNDSKHGCGTNKDEHAHIGEGEIGVEGFETLVNEPRVRDRPFVLETPTENGKSFAWNIERVQELRDDS; encoded by the coding sequence ATGCTCAGAGTCGGTGCACACACCTCCATCTCGGGTGGCGTGCAGAACGCGGTCGACGAACAGGTCGAACTCGGCGGGAACTGCGGGCAGATATTCACCCACTCGCCGCAGGTGTGGAAGCACACGCCCGCGGACGAGGAGGACGTCGAGGCGTTCCGTGCCCTGTCCGACGAGAACGACGTCGGCCCGTGGATGATCCACGCGTCGTACCTCGTCAACCTCTGTACCCCCAAGGACGACCTGCGCGAGAAGTCCATCGACTCGATGCAGCAGGAACTCGACGCCGCCGACCGACTCGGTGTCCCGTACGTCAACGTGCACCTCGGCGCGCACACCGGCGCGGGCGTCGACGGCGGCCTCGCCAACGCCGCCAGCGCGCTGGACGAACTCACCGTCCCCGAGGACGTCACCATCCTCGTCGAGTCCGACGCGGGCAGCGGGACGAAACTCGGCGGCCAGTTCGAGCACCTCGCGCAGGTGCTCGACGACTGCAGCCACGATTTGGAGATTTGCGTCGACACCGCCCACGCGTGGGCGGCGGGCTACGACCTCTCGACGGCCAAGGGCGTCAAGGACACCCTCACCGAGTTCGACGACGTGGTCGGTCTCGACGACCTCGCGTACTTCCACCTCAACGACTCGAAACACGGCTGTGGTACCAACAAGGACGAGCACGCCCACATCGGCGAGGGCGAGATCGGCGTCGAGGGGTTCGAGACGCTCGTGAACGAGCCGCGGGTGCGTGACCGTCCGTTCGTGCTGGAGACGCCGACGGAGAACGGCAAGAGCTTCGCGTGGAACATCGAGCGGGTACAGGAGTTGCGAGACGATTCGTGA
- a CDS encoding class I SAM-dependent methyltransferase, with translation MRRFSADYLDDTRRGMWSPGDREALAPLDLAERSVVLDVGCGTGKLSSVLASETPADAQVVGLDRDPALLAEVPDPVHPVLADALSLPVADARADLVVCQALLINLPDPLAAVEEFQRASSDLVAAVEPDNAAVTVESSVAAEERLTARARERFVDGVPTDVTLGAAPDLFREAGLVDVETRRHDHVRTVEPPYDESALEGAKRKATASRLDDQRETLLDGGMSEDAFEALRHEWREMGRDVVEAMTAGTYRRRETVPFFVTVGRVPTGEGDSAPDSRGA, from the coding sequence ATGCGCCGGTTCTCCGCCGACTACCTCGACGACACGCGACGCGGCATGTGGTCGCCCGGCGACCGCGAGGCGCTCGCTCCCCTCGACCTGGCCGAGCGGTCGGTCGTGCTGGACGTCGGCTGTGGCACCGGGAAGCTCTCGTCAGTGCTCGCCAGCGAGACGCCCGCCGACGCGCAGGTCGTCGGACTGGACCGCGACCCGGCGTTGCTCGCGGAGGTACCGGACCCCGTCCACCCGGTGCTCGCCGACGCGCTCTCCCTGCCCGTCGCGGACGCGCGGGCGGACCTCGTCGTCTGTCAGGCGCTGCTCATCAACCTCCCCGACCCGCTGGCGGCCGTCGAGGAGTTCCAGCGGGCCTCCTCGGACCTGGTCGCGGCGGTCGAACCCGACAACGCGGCGGTCACCGTGGAGTCGAGCGTCGCGGCCGAGGAGCGCCTCACCGCCCGCGCTCGCGAGCGGTTCGTCGACGGCGTCCCGACGGACGTGACGCTCGGCGCGGCCCCCGACCTGTTCCGCGAGGCGGGGCTGGTCGACGTGGAGACGCGCAGACACGACCACGTTCGGACGGTCGAGCCGCCGTACGACGAGTCGGCGCTGGAGGGTGCCAAGCGGAAGGCGACCGCGTCGCGTCTCGACGACCAGCGCGAGACGCTGCTGGATGGTGGGATGAGCGAGGACGCGTTCGAGGCGCTCCGTCACGAGTGGCGGGAGATGGGCCGCGACGTGGTCGAGGCGATGACGGCGGGGACGTACCGGCGACGCGAGACGGTGCCGTTCTTCGTCACCGTCGGTCGCGTCCCGACCGGCGAGGGCGACTCCGCGCCCGACTCCAGAGGAGCGTGA
- a CDS encoding alpha/beta hydrolase — translation MHVRRFGEGDRDLVLVLGWGNRFRHETVQWLVDQVVDEGYRVHGFQLPTVVTDFRSQWLDPVAEAVEPLDEYRLLTHSTGGLIGEFLDDPTWKVHLSPWWGFHERLDNPVVEYLSKLPVSTPILPSPAEREMLGELATDERVADSPRAAAPTFLREARWAQHRLPPFDADRTSVFYTPTDQVVSASAIEERTPAENRVAYEGGHELFASPSRDIHLDAVLASLADGPAALR, via the coding sequence ATGCACGTCAGACGGTTCGGCGAGGGGGACCGTGACCTCGTCCTCGTTCTCGGCTGGGGCAATCGCTTCCGACACGAGACGGTCCAGTGGCTCGTCGACCAGGTCGTCGACGAGGGCTATCGGGTCCACGGGTTCCAGCTACCGACCGTCGTGACCGACTTCCGGTCGCAGTGGCTCGACCCGGTCGCCGAGGCCGTCGAACCGCTCGACGAGTACCGCCTGCTCACCCACTCGACGGGCGGTCTCATCGGCGAGTTCCTCGACGACCCGACGTGGAAAGTCCACCTCAGCCCGTGGTGGGGGTTCCACGAACGCCTCGACAACCCGGTCGTGGAGTACCTGTCGAAGCTCCCCGTCTCGACGCCCATCCTCCCGTCACCCGCCGAGCGCGAGATGCTCGGCGAGCTGGCGACGGACGAGCGCGTGGCCGACAGTCCGCGGGCCGCAGCGCCGACGTTCCTCCGGGAGGCGAGGTGGGCACAGCACCGGCTCCCGCCGTTCGACGCCGACCGGACGAGCGTCTTCTACACGCCGACGGACCAGGTGGTGAGCGCGTCGGCCATCGAGGAGCGGACGCCAGCCGAGAACCGCGTCGCGTACGAGGGCGGCCACGAGCTGTTCGCCTCCCCGTCACGCGATATCCACCTCGACGCCGTGCTCGCGTCGCTGGCGGACGGGCCGGCGGCGCTCCGCTGA
- a CDS encoding DUF7095 family protein → MDEFSRAAAVDRVERLLDTVDDDPMPVPVREVWVYGDITLGVDPIDRLDVYVTKDLLFGKDADREAEFRDAHGVQGVGKTVSAEWAEQFPEYVRANHSGHAAPEKCLAAHLLDEDEPVHLEVCNSGFESNVTQRLNGAQARGDYEQILDPRGACLWVDGTRSQDTLDKLRAGDLVLPTLPDALAMLGMDDDEAQEAATAVQRYRERQEGTSVRGDVV, encoded by the coding sequence ATGGACGAGTTCTCACGCGCGGCGGCGGTCGACCGGGTCGAGCGCCTGCTCGACACCGTCGACGACGACCCGATGCCCGTCCCCGTCCGCGAGGTGTGGGTGTACGGGGACATCACGCTCGGCGTCGACCCCATCGACCGCCTCGACGTCTACGTCACGAAGGACCTGCTGTTCGGGAAGGACGCCGACCGCGAGGCCGAGTTCCGCGACGCCCACGGCGTGCAGGGCGTCGGCAAGACGGTCTCCGCGGAGTGGGCCGAGCAGTTCCCCGAGTACGTCCGGGCGAACCACAGCGGCCACGCGGCCCCCGAGAAGTGCCTCGCCGCCCACCTGCTCGACGAGGACGAACCGGTCCACCTCGAAGTGTGCAACAGCGGGTTCGAGTCGAACGTCACCCAGCGACTGAATGGTGCGCAGGCCCGCGGCGACTACGAGCAGATCCTCGACCCGCGCGGCGCGTGTCTCTGGGTCGACGGCACGCGCAGCCAGGACACCCTCGACAAACTCCGGGCGGGCGACCTCGTCCTCCCGACGCTCCCGGACGCCCTGGCGATGCTCGGTATGGACGACGACGAGGCGCAGGAGGCGGCGACCGCCGTCCAGCGCTACCGCGAGCGTCAGGAGGGGACGTCGGTCCGCGGCGACGTGGTCTGA
- the ncsA gene encoding tRNA 2-thiolation protein NcsA translates to MDCEKCGAPAVMHAAYSGLHLCESHFCRSVEKRVRRRVRDDNLLPDDATPEDPQTWVVGLSGGKDSVVLTQILHETFAEDPRVELVALTIHEGIEGYRDESLDACLSLTDDLDIRHEVVSYEEEFGLRMDDVAREDPEGMAPCAYCGVFRRDVLSRYAEALDADKLLTGHNLDDEAQTALMNVFSGDLRQMAKHFDASLGGFEDRGEEHADEFVPRAKPLRDVPEKEVALYAHLRDLPTHMAECPHSSEAYRGEIQELLLNLEENHPGTRHSIMAGYEEFARIVAEQYRGDGDGPDLGECERCGATTTRDLCRKCELVDAVHEADAGVETGTDAEVESD, encoded by the coding sequence ATGGACTGTGAGAAGTGTGGCGCACCGGCGGTGATGCACGCCGCCTACTCCGGACTGCATCTCTGCGAGTCGCACTTCTGTCGGTCGGTCGAGAAGCGCGTCCGGCGACGGGTGCGCGACGACAACCTCCTGCCGGACGACGCGACGCCCGAGGACCCTCAGACGTGGGTCGTCGGCCTCTCGGGCGGGAAGGACAGCGTCGTCCTCACGCAGATCCTCCACGAGACGTTCGCGGAGGATCCCCGCGTCGAACTCGTCGCGTTGACCATCCACGAGGGCATCGAGGGCTACCGCGACGAGTCCCTCGACGCCTGCCTCTCGCTGACCGACGACCTCGATATCCGTCACGAGGTGGTGAGCTACGAGGAGGAGTTCGGCCTCCGCATGGACGACGTGGCCCGCGAGGACCCCGAGGGGATGGCCCCCTGCGCGTACTGCGGCGTGTTCCGCCGGGACGTGCTCTCGCGGTACGCCGAGGCGCTGGACGCCGACAAACTGCTGACGGGCCACAACCTCGACGACGAGGCCCAGACCGCGCTGATGAACGTGTTCTCGGGTGACCTGCGCCAGATGGCGAAGCACTTCGACGCCTCCCTGGGCGGCTTTGAGGACCGGGGCGAGGAACACGCCGACGAGTTCGTGCCGCGGGCGAAACCGCTCCGCGACGTCCCCGAGAAGGAGGTGGCGCTGTACGCCCACCTCCGGGACCTACCGACGCACATGGCCGAGTGCCCCCACTCCTCGGAGGCCTACCGCGGCGAGATTCAGGAACTGCTCCTGAACCTGGAGGAGAACCACCCCGGCACGCGCCACTCCATCATGGCCGGGTACGAGGAGTTCGCCCGCATCGTCGCCGAGCAGTACCGCGGCGACGGCGACGGCCCGGACCTCGGGGAGTGCGAACGCTGTGGCGCGACCACGACCCGCGACCTGTGTAGAAAGTGCGAACTCGTCGACGCGGTCCACGAGGCGGACGCGGGCGTCGAGACGGGCACGGACGCCGAAGTCGAGAGCGACTGA
- a CDS encoding SRPBCC family protein, with the protein MNHVETSVDIDAPPEAVWEVLMDVERYEEWNPFMTIEKRPVAGERVTVHLTPPGKPAVTMTPEVLVADGRELRWRGTLGVNGLYDGEHTFTLTERPDGRTRLVHAERFSGVLVRPVNWWLGDSTERGFVQMNEALKARVESRAVA; encoded by the coding sequence GTGAATCACGTCGAGACGAGCGTCGACATCGACGCCCCGCCCGAGGCGGTGTGGGAGGTGCTGATGGACGTCGAGCGCTACGAGGAGTGGAACCCGTTCATGACCATCGAGAAGCGGCCGGTCGCCGGCGAGCGGGTGACCGTCCACCTGACGCCGCCCGGCAAACCGGCGGTGACGATGACGCCCGAGGTCCTCGTCGCCGACGGGCGCGAGTTGCGCTGGCGCGGTACACTCGGCGTAAACGGACTCTACGACGGGGAACACACGTTTACGCTCACCGAGCGACCCGACGGCAGGACACGACTCGTCCACGCCGAGCGGTTCTCGGGGGTGCTCGTCCGCCCCGTCAACTGGTGGCTGGGCGACTCGACCGAGCGCGGGTTCGTACAGATGAACGAGGCGCTGAAAGCGAGAGTGGAGTCGAGAGCGGTCGCCTGA
- the ftsZ gene encoding cell division protein FtsZ, with amino-acid sequence MQDIVNSALENAEKEQQKRSDSSGNDVDEFGDPRIVIVGCGGAGNNTVNRLYNIGVDGADTIAINTDKQHLKMIEADTKILVGKSLTQGLGAGGDPSMGERATEMAQGTIKDVLGEADLVFVTAGMGGGTGTGAAPVVADIAKEQGAIVVGMVSTPFNVERARTVKAEEGLEKLRNAADSIIVLDNNRLLDYVPNLPIGKAFSVMDQIIAETVKGISETITQPSLINLDYADMTAIMGQGGVAVMLVGETQDKNKTQEVVKDAMNHPLLDVDYRGATGGLVHITGGPDLTLKEAEGIAQNITERLEADANVIWGARIQEEYKGKVRVMAIMTGVQSAQILGPSTQKQADASREAINGGGATSSQSNDFNSGGGEVNFGETDGGRSEVEKNNGLDVIR; translated from the coding sequence ATGCAGGACATCGTCAACTCGGCGCTCGAAAACGCCGAGAAAGAGCAACAGAAACGCTCTGACTCGAGCGGGAACGACGTCGACGAGTTCGGCGACCCCCGCATCGTCATCGTCGGCTGCGGTGGCGCGGGGAACAACACCGTCAACCGCCTGTACAACATCGGCGTCGACGGCGCTGACACCATCGCCATCAACACCGACAAACAGCACCTCAAGATGATCGAGGCCGACACGAAGATACTCGTCGGCAAGTCGCTCACGCAGGGGCTGGGTGCCGGTGGCGACCCGTCGATGGGCGAACGCGCCACGGAGATGGCGCAGGGCACCATCAAGGACGTGCTCGGCGAGGCGGACCTCGTGTTCGTCACCGCCGGCATGGGTGGCGGTACGGGGACCGGTGCGGCACCGGTCGTCGCCGACATCGCCAAAGAGCAGGGCGCGATCGTCGTCGGGATGGTCTCGACGCCGTTCAACGTCGAGCGCGCCCGCACGGTGAAGGCCGAGGAAGGGCTGGAGAAACTCCGCAACGCCGCGGACTCCATCATCGTCCTCGACAACAACCGCTTGCTCGACTACGTCCCGAACCTGCCCATCGGCAAGGCGTTCTCCGTGATGGACCAGATCATCGCCGAGACCGTCAAGGGCATCTCGGAGACCATCACCCAGCCGAGCCTCATCAACCTCGACTACGCCGACATGACCGCGATAATGGGTCAGGGCGGCGTCGCCGTCATGCTGGTCGGCGAGACACAGGACAAGAACAAGACCCAGGAAGTGGTCAAGGACGCGATGAACCACCCGCTGCTGGACGTGGACTACCGCGGGGCGACCGGCGGCCTCGTCCACATCACCGGCGGCCCGGACCTCACGCTGAAAGAGGCCGAGGGCATCGCGCAGAACATCACCGAACGGCTCGAAGCGGACGCGAACGTCATCTGGGGCGCGCGTATCCAGGAGGAGTACAAGGGCAAGGTGCGCGTCATGGCCATCATGACGGGCGTCCAGTCTGCTCAGATCCTCGGACCGTCGACCCAGAAGCAGGCCGACGCCTCCCGCGAGGCCATCAACGGTGGCGGTGCGACGTCGTCGCAGTCGAACGACTTCAACTCCGGTGGCGGCGAGGTCAACTTCGGCGAGACCGACGGCGGGCGCAGCGAAGTCGAGAAGAACAACGGTCTCGACGTCATCCGATAG
- a CDS encoding ribbon-helix-helix domain-containing protein → MERVTLRIPKQQIEEVERMVETGEYPNRSEAIRAAVRDMINEDNTERRDKKRPWARA, encoded by the coding sequence ATGGAGCGTGTGACACTACGGATTCCGAAGCAGCAGATCGAGGAGGTTGAGCGCATGGTCGAGACCGGGGAGTACCCGAATCGCAGCGAGGCGATTCGTGCCGCCGTTCGCGACATGATCAACGAAGACAACACCGAGCGCCGCGACAAGAAGCGGCCGTGGGCGAGGGCCTGA